The genomic segment CTGAAATTGACTGAGGAGGAGCAAATGGATTTTAAATTACGACCCTGGCGGGAAAGCGACATCGACTGCGTGGCAGAATACGCCAACAATAAAAAGATCGCGGATAACCTGCGCAATGCCTTTCCCTGGCCCTATACCCGCGAGGACGCCCGCGGCTATGTGATGAGCTGTATCGAGGCCGGCGAAGCCCGCCAGTGCACCCGGGCCATCGACATAGACGGCAGGGCCGTTGGCAGTATCGGTATTTTTCTGGAAGCGGATGTGTACTGTAAAAACGCCGAAATCGGCTACTGGCTGGCCGAGCCCTTCTGGGGGCATGGGATCATGTCCGCGGCCATCCGCGAGCTGACAGGCTGCGCCCTGGAGCATTACGGCCTGGCGCGCATCCACGCCGAGCCCTTTGCCCATAACCTCGGCTCCCGCCGGGCGCTGGAAAAGGCCGGCTACACCCTGGAGAGGATTTTAAAAAAACGCGTTTTTAAAAACGGCACGATTTTTGACAGCTGTCTTTACGCTTTTACACGCTGACCCTTGCCATAGGCCTTTTAACAGGCGTATAATAGAGGTATAAAACCAAAGGAGTGATGATTGTGAAAATTGTAGGAATCCACGGCAGTCCCCGTCCTCAGGGCAACAGCACCGTTCTGGTGGACGCAGTGCTCGAAGGCGCAAAGGAAAAGGGCGCAGAGGTTCTGTCCTTTAACCTGAACGCGCTGAACATCAAAGGCTGTCAGGCCTGCGGCGCCTGCCACAAAACCAAGGACAGCTTCTGTGTTCAGAAAGACGACATGCAGCGCATCTACGAAGCCATTGCCGACGCCAACGCAGTGGTCATCGGCGCGCCCATCTACATGGCTCAGATGAGCGCCCAGACCATGCTGTTCTTAAACCGCCTCTACGCCCTGATGTACACCACCCAGGATGGAAAATCCCATTTTAAGACCGGCCCCAAGCGCGTGGTCACGGTTTATTCCCAGGGCGCGCCAATGGCCGGCCACTACGTCCCCTATTTTGACATGTCCGATGCTTCCTTTGGCATGATGCTCCAGGGCAAGGTGGAAAACCGCATTGTCTGCGCCAACGCCTACACCGACGAGCTCATCGCCGATGCCCGGGAGGCCGGTAAAAAGCTCACCGAATAGCACGCATTAAAAAAGCTTATCCATTCTGAAATGGATAAGCTTTTTTCTTTTGTCAGGATTCCTCAACCCGGAACACGGTATATCCGCTGTCCTTGACGCTGAGCTTAAGCACCTCGGCGTCAAGGGGCTTTTTCATCAACACCTCTGCCTTCTTTTCGGTCAGATCCACCCTTGCCCAGACACCGTCCAGGCTGTTCAGGGCATTTTCCACACTGGCGGCGCAGTTGCCGCAGACCATTCCGTCAATCCATAAAACCTTACGATAGGGGTAATGGC from the Eubacterium sp. 1001713B170207_170306_E7 genome contains:
- a CDS encoding GNAT family N-acetyltransferase; the encoded protein is MDFKLRPWRESDIDCVAEYANNKKIADNLRNAFPWPYTREDARGYVMSCIEAGEARQCTRAIDIDGRAVGSIGIFLEADVYCKNAEIGYWLAEPFWGHGIMSAAIRELTGCALEHYGLARIHAEPFAHNLGSRRALEKAGYTLERILKKRVFKNGTIFDSCLYAFTR
- a CDS encoding heavy metal-associated domain-containing protein, which translates into the protein MTATILICIAIVVIVILGVRSYMKRVSSGCCGSGGGKAVKKIRVPDRDKSHYPYRKVLWIDGMVCGNCAASVENALNSLDGVWARVDLTEKKAEVLMKKPLDAEVLKLSVKDSGYTVFRVEES
- a CDS encoding flavodoxin family protein → MKIVGIHGSPRPQGNSTVLVDAVLEGAKEKGAEVLSFNLNALNIKGCQACGACHKTKDSFCVQKDDMQRIYEAIADANAVVIGAPIYMAQMSAQTMLFLNRLYALMYTTQDGKSHFKTGPKRVVTVYSQGAPMAGHYVPYFDMSDASFGMMLQGKVENRIVCANAYTDELIADAREAGKKLTE